One stretch of Plasmodium vivax chromosome 8, whole genome shotgun sequence DNA includes these proteins:
- a CDS encoding tubulin beta chain, putative (encoded by transcript PVX_094635A), translated as MREIVHIQAGQCGNQIGAKFWEVISDEHGIDPSGTYRGDSDLQLERVDVFYNEATGGRYVPRAILMDLEPGTMDSVRAGPFGQLFRPDNFVFGQTGAGNNWAKGHYTEGAELIDAVLDVVRKEAEGCDCLQGFQITHSLGGGTGSGMGTLLISKIREEYPDRIMETFSVFPSPKVSDTVVEPYNATLSVHQLVENADEVQVIDNEALYDICFRTLKLTTPTYGDLNHLVSAAMSGVTCSLRFPGQLNSDLRKLAVNLIPFPRLHFFMIGFAPLTSRGSQQYRALTVPELTQQMFDAKNMMCASDPRHGRYLTACAMFRGRMSTKEVDEQMLSVQNKNSSYFVEWIPHNTKSSVCDIPPKGLKMAVTFVGNSTAIQEMFKRVSDQFTAMFRRKAFLHWYTGEGMDEMEFTEAESNMNDLVSEYQQYQDATAEEEGEFEEEEGDVEA; from the exons atgagagAAATCGTTCACATCCAAGCCGGCCAGTGTGGTAACCAGATAGGTGCAAAATTTTGGGAAGTCATATCCGACGAGCACGGCATAGATCCA AGTGGTACCTACAGAGGAGACAGTGACCTACAGTTAGAAAGAGTTGATGTGTTTTACAATGAAGCAACCGGTGGCAGGTACGTGCCCAGAGCCATTTTAATGGACCTGGAACCAGGAACTATGGACAGTGTACGAGCAGGACCTTTCGGCCAGTTATTCAGACCTGATAATTTTGTATTCGGACAGACAGGAGCTGGAAACAATTGGGCCAAGGGACATTACACAGAAGGTGCGGAATTAATAGATGCAGTTTTAGACGTAGTTCGAAAGGAAGCAGAAGGATGTGATTGTTTGCAAGGATTTCAAATTACGCATTCTTTAGGTGGAGGTACAGGTAGTGGTATGGGAACCTTGCTGATTAGTAAAATTAGGGAAGAATACCCAGACCGTATTATGGAAACCTTTTCAGTATTCCCCTCCCCAAAAGTATCAGACACAGTTGTTGAGCCATACAATGCTACTCTGTCTGTCCATCAATTGGTTGAAAATGCTGATGAGGTACAAGTTATAGATAATGAGGCCTTGTATGATATTTGTTTTAGAACATTGAAACTTACTACTCCAACTTATGGTGATTTAAATCACTTGGTTTCTGCTGCCATGTCAGGAGTTACATGTTCGTTAAGATTTCCTGGTCAGTTAAATTCTGATTTGAGAAAATTAGCTGTCAATTTAATTCCCTTCCCAAGACTCCACTTTTTTATGATTGGTTTTGCACCACTAACAAGCAGAGGCAGTCAGCAGTACAGGGCTCTTACCGTACCAGAGCTAACTCAGCAGATGTTCGATGCCAAGAATATGATGTGTGCAAGTGACCCGAGACACGGAAGATACCTAACCGCCTGCGCCATGTTTAGAGGACGAATGTCGACTAAGGAGGTGGACGAGCAGATGCTCAGCGTGCAGAACAAGAACTCCTCCTACTTCGTCGAATGGATTCCCCACAACACCAA GTCCAGCGTTTGTGACATTCCACCCAAGGGATTGAAAATGGCAGTCACCTTCGTAGGAAACTCCACGGCCATCCAGGAAATGTTCAAGAGAGTGTCAGATCAGTTTACGGCTATGTTCAGAAGAAAGGCATTTTTGCACTGGTACACAGGAGAGGGCATGGACGAAATGGAATTCACAGAGGCAGAGTCCAACATGAACGATTTGGTTTCCGAGTATCAGCAATACCAAGATGCAACagctgaagaggaaggagaatttgaggaggaagaaggagacgTCGAAGCTTAG